In Nitrosomonas ureae, the sequence CATCGTAAAATTATTGTTGCCAAAGCAGACGAATCGATAGGACTGTTACACGATTTTGGTAAATACAGTACCTTTTTTCAAAACTACATTCAATCTGTTAGTGGATTAAACCAATACATATAATGTCAACACAGCAATCGAATCAAACTGTTTATTATGCCCACTCAGGTAAACTTGAAGATTTATCAGATGGCCAAACCTTACTTGCTCATTTAAGCAAAGTAAGCGAAATGGCTGAGCAGAACGCTCATTGGTTTGGAGCTAAAGAATTAGCTAAATATGCTGGTTTACTTCATGATCTTGGCAAATATTGCCCTGAGTTTCAGCGGCGATTGCAAGGAGGGAAAATCAGAGTGGATCACGCCACTGCTGGTGCACAGGTAGCAGCAGCACGTTGGCAGTTAATGGGTAAATTGCTTGCTTATTGCATCGCAGGACATCATGCCGGTTTGGCAAATGGGATTGATGAGGGAGAACAACGTTCAAATCTGGATGTTCGTTTAAAGCTTGAGCCCGGCAAAGACATTCCCCATCTTGATCCGATATGGCAGCAGGAAATAAAACTGCCGGAGCAATTAACAATGCCGGAATTAACATACCATAAAATTTGGCCCGGTTTTCAATTGGTTTTTTTTACGCGCATGATTTTTTCATGCTTGGTTGATGCTGACAGAAAGGACACCAACAACTATTACCGTAGACTAGAAGGAAAAGGAAATGCTGAATCAAACTATCCGCCACTGTCGGCTTTGCGCGAGCGGTTCAATACAAAATTAGAAAAAATTCAGCAGAACTTGGCAACCCAGCCGCCGAAAAGCATTAATCAACTCCGGCAACGCATACTTGACCACAGCCGCAAACAAGCGGAATTACGTCTTGGTCTGTTTTCTCTCACCGTACCAACCGGAGGCGGAAAAACTTATACATCGATGGCCTTTGCATTGGACCATGCCATTGCCCATCAATTGCGGCGGATAATTTACGTCATTCCGTTTACC encodes:
- a CDS encoding CRISPR-associated endonuclease Cas3'': MSTQQSNQTVYYAHSGKLEDLSDGQTLLAHLSKVSEMAEQNAHWFGAKELAKYAGLLHDLGKYCPEFQRRLQGGKIRVDHATAGAQVAAARWQLMGKLLAYCIAGHHAGLANGIDEGEQRSNLDVRLKLEPGKDIPHLDPIWQQEIKLPEQLTMPELTYHKIWPGFQLVFFTRMIFSCLVDADRKDTNNYYRRLEGKGNAESNYPPLSALRERFNTKLEKIQQNLATQPPKSINQLRQRILDHSRKQAELRLGLFSLTVPTGGGKTYTSMAFALDHAIAHQLRRIIYVIPFTSIIEQNAKVFREAFDDLADAVVEHHSAFDDTKLPNNDARDTLKLAMESWNAPVIVTTAVQFFESLFGDRPSQCRKLHNIAGSVIILDEAQTLPLKLLRPIMAAIDELALNYQCSIVLCTATQPALKKAEGFINGFEDVHEISPDPLALFTELERVTVKNIGEQTDEQLLTHLQEKEQVLIIVNNRRHARSLYDSMKKLELEGALILRP